The window ATCCCTTTCAATATAAATATCCAGAAAGGTACTAATGCGTCCCAGGGACATGGCCGCACCGTTTTGCTCTTTGATGGCTCCCAGATAAGCAAAGTACAGCCACTGAAAGGCTTCCCTGGCATTGGCAGCCGGTTCACTCAGGTTAAAGCCGTAGGCAGAGGCCATCTCCATTAACAGCCGTAAAGCTTTTATCTGTTCTCTGATTTCTTCCCTTAGGACAATAGCTTCCTGGGTCATGGCCAAAAAGGCCATGTTTTCCAGATCTTTCTCCTTCTCTTCGATGAGCCGGGTTACCCCATATAAGGCCACTCTGCGGTAATCCCCGATAATGCGGCCCCGTCCATAGGCATCGGGTAAGCCGGTAATAATGCCCAGACTTCTGGCCTTGCGCATTTCAGAGGTATAGGTATCAAAGACCCCGTCGTTATGGGTCTTTTTATATTTAACAAAAAAATCCTCCAACTGCGGGTCCAGGGTATAGCCGTAGGCTTTACAGGCTTCTTTGGCCATCCGCAGTCCCCCAAAGGGATTTACGGCTCTTTCCAGGGGTTTTTCGGTCTGCAGGCCCAGGATGATTTCCAGGTTTTGATCAATAAAGCCGGGGCCATAGGCATTGATTCCGGTTGCCCGGGAAGTATCAATACTTAAAACCCCTCCTTTATTTCTTTCTTCCCGAAAGAGAGCCAGACATTTCTGCCATAATTTTTGCGTTTTCTCTGTTTCCCGGCAGAGAAATTCCTCTCCACCGCTATAAGGGGTGTAATTGTTTTGGATAAAATCCCGGACATTCACTTCCAGCCGCCATTTTTCACCCTGAAAACCGGCCCATGCTTGTCTCACTTCTCCTATCCCCTTTCTTAAAAAAACAAAAGACCGCCTGGGCAATCACATCGTACCATGTACGGTGAATTGCCCAGGCGGTCGGCTTTACAACAGTTACAATCCTCTGTGGTATACTCCACATTTCTTCCGCCAGTCATGTAACTGCCAATATTCTATTACCATCTCATTATAATTATAATCCGGTCTTTTGGCAATGACCATTTAAAGAAAATAATTCCTATTGATCGTGGTGCTTATGGTGCAGTAATGACGCCTCAATGATGGTCTTTACACATTCGTCGTCCAGCGTATAAAATACCATCTTTCCTTGTTTGCGATGTTTCGCCAGGCCAATGTTCTTTAATAAGCGCAGATGATGGGAAGCTACCGGTACCGTTGAGCCAATAATGGCCGCCACATCGCAAACGCAAAGTTCTTCCTGGGAGAGAGCGTAAATAATCTTTATACGCGTATCATCCGCCAGGGCTTTAAAAATCTCCGCCAATCCTTCGGTAATCTTTACCTCGCCCCTCAAACGGTTTACTTTCTCTTCGTTAAAACAAAAGGTTTCACAAGTGTCCTGCTGCTTTGCCCGGTCCACTTCATCACCTCCAAAAGGAATTCCCTTTATCCTGAAATCAATGGATTGGCTTACATCACTATATTACTATGGTATAATACTGTTTGCTCTTTGTCACGTTATTTCTGAATACCGATTACCGATACGAGGTTAGGATCTGTCCCTTTCATTCATCTCATTCCCTTTGACGCAGATCGCCCTAAGGACAAGAATGACGCCCTATCATTTAAATAAAATGGGAAAAAGTTTGTATCTAAAAGGATGCCCATGAGTAAGAAAATTTAAATCGTGGTAGTTATCTCTATGATTCAATAACCATAAGAAAAAGCTACAGTTGAAAAAATATCAGTGGCTTAAAGGTGATTTCAAGTAAATTATTTGGCCGTCGGCTTTGGCTTTAGCATCTTTAGCATTCTTTTCAATCCTCGATCCTTGGTTATGTTTCCTTACGGTACCCTGGGGGTTAATTTAATCTGGCTTACATCCTCTTAAGCACCGTCCTGGATCAATCTTTGCTTATTTAGATTATCTCCTGGGAAAAGTTTTTAAGAAGAGTAAAGAAGGAAACCGCGGGGACAATTGAAAAGAGCGCTAAAAACTAAAATCGAAGGCGAGTGGGTTATTTCCGCCTTCGATTTCTTACTCTCTATCCTGTTCTTCTGTGCGGCTTATTTTCTCCAAGCCAATGTCCTCAAGGATTTTGTTAATTAATTCTGTAGACATCATCGACCCTCCTTCCTGATATTATTATATCATAATATCACAGGATGGCTGATAGGTCAATATAAAATAATTGTCATTAACCTTTTAACTTCCCTGCAGGACGTTATATAAAACCGATTCCTCTGCTGTTATATGGAAACCTTCCGTTTGCCGCGTATTTTGCCTTTGGCTGCCGTCCCTTTATTCTCCTGCTGTCTGCCGCGGTTCTCTTTATGGTATTGCTTGGGGCGGGGCTTTGGTACATGGGTTTTCTTGACACGCAGGGGTTTTTCCTCTGTCAATTGAACAGGCGAACGATCGGGCTCCCTGGTTAGACTTTTTAAAGCTGCGGCCAGAAGGGTCACCGAATCGGTTTCCGCCAATAGTTCCTCAGCCAATTTATAGTAGTGCTGAAAATCTCCTTCTTCAACAATTTTTAGTAATCTCTCCACCGTCAGACGCTGCTGCCCTTCAATGGTCTCTTTCATTGTAGGCACGGACTGCCGGGTAATCTTTCGTTTAGTAATATTTTCAATCATTCTTAAATGATGAATTTCCCTGGGAGTAACAAAGGTTATGGCTTCCCCTTTTTTACCCGCGCGCCCGGTTCGCCCGATGCGGTGGACATAGCCCTCGGGGTCCTGGGGGATGTCAAAGTTATAAACATGGGTTACACCGCTGATATCCAATCCCCGTGCCGCCACATCCGTGGCCACCAGAACGTCAATGGTCGCCTCTTTAAACTGACGCAGGACACTATCCCTTTTGGACTGGGAAAGATCCCCATGAATCCCTTCGGCTGAATAGCCCCGTTTATTTAAGGCTTCATAAAGTTCATCCACCCGGCGTTTGGTACGGCCAAAAACAATGGCCAATTCCGGTGATTGAGTATCCAAAAGCCGGCAGAGGGCTTCAAACTTTTCTCTTTCCTGAACCTCAATGTAGCTTTGATCAATGCTGGGTACGGTCACTTCCTTGGCTTTAATACTAATAAATTCCGGATCTTTTAAAAAGCGCTGGGCCAATACCTGGATGGGTTTAGGCATGGTGGCTGAGAAAAGAAGACTCTGACGCTCCTCCGGAATCTCCTGCAGAATGGCTTCAATATCCTCGATGAATCCCATATTCAGCATCTCGTCCGCCTCATCCAGGACCACCATCTTAATCCCCTGCAGGCGCAGCGTCCTTCTGTCCATATGATCCATCAGCCGGCCCGGAGTACCAACAATGATATGAGGCCTTTTCTTCAAAGCCTTAATCTGCCGGTTAATATCCTGACCACCGTAAATCGGCAGGGTACGAATGCCTTTTATTTGGCCGATGCGGTTTAACTCCTCGGCCACTTGAACCGCCAACTCCCGGGTGGGAGTAATGACCAGGCCCTGAACCCGATCTGCTTCTTCTTCAAATTTCTCAACCATGGGAACACCAAAGGCAGCGGTCTTCCCGGTTCCCGTATGGGCCTGTCCAATCAAATCCCTTTGCTGAAGGGCAACGGGTATGGTTTTTTCCTGAATGGGTGTGGCCTCTTCGAAACCCATGTTGGCCAAGGCCTGGAGCAAAGATTCACTTAACCCCAACTCATAAAAGTATGTCATAAATAAAAACACGCCTCTCTTCTGACTAGTAAAAGCTGACACAAATGAATTTAATTTTTATTTTCTTATCCCCGGTACATATGATTTCCATTTTCAGGGATACTTACTCCTTCCCTCTTTACTCATGCAGAAAGCCTCAGTATTTTATGTGAATTTTTTGCTTAAATTGTTATTAACCTTGATAATCTCCTTTAGGGATTTACCAGTTTATGACGAACGGGATAAAAGATCAGCGTGATAATAATTTCCTGGCATTCTCCCCGAGGATTCCCCGATACTCATGGTCCTTTAAATTCAACCCGTCTAAATATTGGGATTCTTTTAAAGGATCACTGATGGGATAATCGCTGCCTAACAAAATCCGTCGGTAACCATGTTCCCGAATCATTTGTTTAAATTTTTCCGGCGCTAAAAAACCCGCACTGCTGGAAGTATCAAAATATACCTCTCTGCCAACCAGATGTTCCAAAGCCTGATCCCACATCTGCCAGCCGCCCATATGGGCAGCCACAAACTGCATGCCGGGAAAAAGATCCAATATTCGAGACATTCTTGTCGGTGAAGAGAAATCCTTTCTAAAAGGCGTATCTCCCACGTGGAAAAGAACAATAAAATCTGAAACAATTCTTTCATACATGGACAGCGCCTTGGGGTCGTCCATATAAAATTGTTGAAAATTAGGATGAAACTTAATCCCTTTAATGCCGGCTCGCTTTAATTTTTGGATTTCCCCGTCAATATCCTGGTAATCCGGGTGAAGGGT is drawn from Desulforamulus ruminis DSM 2154 and contains these coding sequences:
- a CDS encoding ArsR/SmtB family transcription factor; protein product: MDRAKQQDTCETFCFNEEKVNRLRGEVKITEGLAEIFKALADDTRIKIIYALSQEELCVCDVAAIIGSTVPVASHHLRLLKNIGLAKHRKQGKMVFYTLDDECVKTIIEASLLHHKHHDQ
- a CDS encoding DEAD/DEAH box helicase, whose amino-acid sequence is MTYFYELGLSESLLQALANMGFEEATPIQEKTIPVALQQRDLIGQAHTGTGKTAAFGVPMVEKFEEEADRVQGLVITPTRELAVQVAEELNRIGQIKGIRTLPIYGGQDINRQIKALKKRPHIIVGTPGRLMDHMDRRTLRLQGIKMVVLDEADEMLNMGFIEDIEAILQEIPEERQSLLFSATMPKPIQVLAQRFLKDPEFISIKAKEVTVPSIDQSYIEVQEREKFEALCRLLDTQSPELAIVFGRTKRRVDELYEALNKRGYSAEGIHGDLSQSKRDSVLRQFKEATIDVLVATDVAARGLDISGVTHVYNFDIPQDPEGYVHRIGRTGRAGKKGEAITFVTPREIHHLRMIENITKRKITRQSVPTMKETIEGQQRLTVERLLKIVEEGDFQHYYKLAEELLAETDSVTLLAAALKSLTREPDRSPVQLTEEKPLRVKKTHVPKPRPKQYHKENRGRQQENKGTAAKGKIRGKRKVSI
- a CDS encoding amidohydrolase family protein — translated: MFIDMHAHFFPESIAFKVTHQLADYYEVDVPYQGTLEEYQNLIQRQGVDAAVFFTVATVPAQVKIANDWAIRNTKGPLIGFGTLHPDYQDIDGEIQKLKRAGIKGIKFHPNFQQFYMDDPKALSMYERIVSDFIVLFHVGDTPFRKDFSSPTRMSRILDLFPGMQFVAAHMGGWQMWDQALEHLVGREVYFDTSSSAGFLAPEKFKQMIREHGYRRILLGSDYPISDPLKESQYLDGLNLKDHEYRGILGENARKLLSR